The genome window TGAAGAAGCATCCGCGCAGGATCGTCGGACAGCCACACCTCGGCCTTTCCGTTCTCGGAGAAAATGCCCCGCGTCTTGATGATCGGCTGCAGGACGATGGCGTTGTACGTCCCCGCGGGGACCGTCACGCGCTCCTTGCGCAGCACGCGGATGCGGACCGGATTGCGGTCAGGCATGAAGTACCGGTTGAAGTCGTACGTCCGGCCGACGACGAGAGGAACGGTCCGTACGAAATAGAGGAAAGCCGCTTCGTCGAGCGGTTCGGCGACTGTCCTGAGCGTCCTGCTTCCCTTGCGCGTGCGCTCGACGTAAAGCCCTCGCTCCGGCATGATCTCGAAGGTGTGCTCACGCTCCCGCGTGCCTTCCTCGATCTGCCTGATGAAAAGCAGCGAGTTGAGAGTGCGTGTGTCGATCCAGCTTTCGTAGACGTCGTTTACGCGGTAGAAGAACGCTCCGCCGTGCACGGTGAACGAGGTATGCCACGTATCCCGGCCGCGCACCGACTCGACGCCGATTACCTCGAGAGCCGAGCTTCCGACGCGCACGCCGCCGAAGCGGACGTCGAACGTGGATTTTTCTCCCGCGCCGAACGGAACGCTCACGCCCTCGGGCGCCACCGAGCGAAGGCCGGCCCGCGCGCCATCATGCTGGCGCACCGAGGTCCGTCCACCCGGCGTATCATATCCCGTGGTGAAGAGGGCGAGTCCGAGAGTGACCGCCCTGATCGCCGGCGAGATCACGAGGTTGCCCGCTCTCGCGGCTTGGATGCCCGGGGAGCTGTCTCCGTGGGCGGCGCCTGGAGCGGCGGTGCGATCCGGCTTCCGCGAACCGTGCGGCCGAAGCGATACAGCGCCATGGCGTCGGCGAGGGGGCGGATCCGGCTTGCCCTGACCCTCAGATCGTAGCGCGGCTCGAGCGTCACCCGCTCGACGCGGCGCGCGAGGGGCACCGTGCCGAGCAGCATCTGGATGTTGGCTGCCCATCCGTCGCCCGAGGTGATCGGCTTGTCGGGGGATGCTTTGAGCAGATCACGGATGAGTGAGATCCGGAACAGCCGGTAAGACGCGAAGGGATCGGTGATTCCGTCAATGCCGATTGAGAACCGAAGCGCCCATGGAGCCAGACGGCGGAGGCGTCGCACCTCGACCGGCTCGCGCGCGGCTGCGCGCTCGCCGATGACGATGTCCGCCCCTCCCTCGAATCGTTTGACGAGCTCGGGAAGGTGCTCGGGCTGATCGGTGAAGTCGCCCTGCATCACGATCATGGCATCGCGGCGGGGGTAGCGGGTGCGGCGGCTGGCCTCACGCGCCAGCGTGTCAATGGCGTGGCCGTATCCCCTTCTCGTCTCGCCTCGAAGTACGGTGAGCGGCGCGACCTCGGCGTAGGGTGCCAGCGTCTCCGCGGTCCCGTCAGTGCTGCCGTCGTCGTACACGAGGATCTCATACTCGCGCGAATAGCCCTGGAACACCTTGCGGATGCGCCAGAGCAGTACGCCGATCGTCGGTCCTTCGTTGTATGCGGGAATGCAGATGTAGAGCAAAGCGCGCCTATGGCCTTCAAATAGATGTGTCGTCGCAAGATAGACGAACACTTCAGATAAACGCTACCCTGAAAGAACGTCCTGATACACCGCTTCCGTCCCTTGGATCATTGCCGCCGCGTCGAACTTTTTCGCGCGCGTGCGCGCGCCTCCCGATAGCCGTGCGCGAAGAGCGGGATCCTCGATCAGACGGGCGACCGTCGCCGCGAAGGCCCTATTATCCCCGGCCCGGACCAGGAAGCCGCTCACGCCGTCCTCGATGACCTCGGGCAATCCTCCCGTGGCAAAGGCGACAGGGGGGATTCCCAGCGCCATTGCGTCAATCACCGCTGTGCCGAGCCCCTCCGCCTTCGATGGATGCCACAGGACGTCGACGCCAGCGATGGCCGGCGCGATGTCCGAAACAAATCCCGCTGAATATGCCGGCACACCCCCAATGACTGTGGGGCCGCCGGCGCTTCCCCCCATCAGCACGAGTCTCGTGCGGTCGCGTGTGGCGACAGGAAGCGCAGACGTGATCGCGGCGAGCGAATCAATCCCTTTTTCGGCCGTCATCGCGCCTACCACGCCACAGATGACCGCATCCGCCGGCCAGCCAAGCTCGGTGCGCCAGTCCCTCGGCGCGATGCCTTCCACGGGCAGGAGGATGCCCGAGTGGACTACGTCAATCCGCGCCGGGTCGATGCCGGACGCCACCATCGCGTGGCGCACCGCGTTGGAGATGGCGATGAACCTCGTGACGCGCTCACCGTACTTGAGCCCGATCGAGCGCGGCGGGAAGGGAACGCGTCGCGTGACGATGAGAGGAATCCGCGGATGCCCGATCAGCGCGAAGAGGGCGAGCGCGTGTGACCGTGCGTCGTGGGCGTGCACCATGTCTACGTTCCACGCGCGCATTCGCGCCCTGATCCGGCGGGCGGCGGCAACGTCCCAGTCGGCGCGCATCGCGACAGTCGCGACGGCGAGTCCGGCGGCACGCGCGCGCTGCACAAGCGGTGACTCCGGAGCGCCGATGAGGAAGGGCTCATGCCCTCGATCCCTGAGACCCAGCGCGAGGAGGAGCACCTGCCTCTGACCGCCGCGCCAGCTCATTCCGGAATCGAGGTGGAGAACCCGAAGCCGCTTCACTCTCCGGCTAGTCGGTCGGCGAAGGTCCGGAACAGACCCCTGTCCCATGGCTCCGGCGAGTCGTTCATCTCCTCGGGGTGCCACTGAACGGCCATTACCCACCAGCCGCTCGAATCCGATTCCACGCCTTCGATGACGCCGTCGGGAGCACGCGCCGTGATGCGAAGTCCTGGCGCGACGTCGCGGATGCTCTGGTGGTGAAGCGAGTTGACGCTGATGCTCGTCGCCCCGATTGCGTGCGCGATGAGTGATCCTCTCTCGATGACGACGTCATGAACGCGCGACGCTCGCTCGTCCTGCGGATTATGCTCCAGAGCGCCGGGTACCTCCGACGGAATGTCCTGGATCAGCGTGCCTCCGAGAGCGACATTCAGTACCTGCGGGCCGCGGCAGATCGCGAGCACCGGCTTTCCGAGCTCCCTGGCGGCGAGGATCAGGGCGATCTCGGTTCTGTCCCTGGCGGCGTTGGGTTCGCCCGATTTCGGAGCCCGGGGTTGTCCATAGAGCGCCGGATCTACATCTTCGCCCCCGGTGAGAAGGAGCCCATCTACTCGCGAGAGTATTGCGCGGGCCGCGTCTCCATTACCGAGCGGCGGAACGACGAGTGGTATGAGCCCTGCACTCTCGAGAGCGGTGACATAGGCGCTGTTGAGCCGCACGCGATGAGCTCCCCCGAGGCTGGTGTCGGAGGTTGCCGAAACGGCGACTACGGGCGCTGTGCGAACGGACCGGCGCGGACGAGCGTCGGGAACACTTTTCGCGGTTGCGGATAACAAGTTGAGATCTCTCGGGTTCGGATTTCTGATACTACCGGCGGCACTTGCGTCACCCGCCATCCTTCTGGCTCAAAGTCTGGAAGGGAGGCCGGTGCCCTGCAAGGGCCAGATCATCAGCCGCATCGAAGTCAGCGCGCGTCCTCCCTTCGAGGCGAAGGGCTCGGCATTCCAGCGGCGACTCGTACGCCAGATCACCGACCTCCACGCGACAACCAATCCCGAAGTCATTTCGCGGTTCCTCGCGCTCAGGCCGGGGACGGCGTGCACGGAGCTGAGGCGTCTCGAATCGGAGCGCATTCTGCGGGCGCAGCCGTACCTGGCCGACGCTACGGTGACCGCGTTCCGGGATGACGCCGGCGGAGTCTATCTCTCCGTCATGACGGTGGACGAAATCTCGATTGTAGTTGGCGGCGGAGGCTCGGCAGCGGTTCCGTATGTCCGCAGCTTCCGCCTCGGCGAAGAAAACCTGATGGGCGAAGCGAAGTCGGTCATCGCGTCGTGGCGGTACAGCGAGAACTTCCGCGACAACTTCGCGGCGCGGATCATCGATTATCAGTTCCTCGGCCGGCCGTACCACATGATACTGGAAGGCTCGCGCAACGAGCTCGGCGGCGGATGGGGGTTCGAGGCCAGCCATCCATTTCTCACCGACCTGCAGCGCGTATCGTGGCGCACGACCGCGGGCTCCCGCGAGGATTACCGATATTTTCGCCGCGCCGGCTTCGCAGCGCCGGCCGTTCAGCTCCAGCGCTCATACGCCGACATCGGCGGCGTTGCGCGCATCGGTCCGCCGGGGAAGCTGGCGCTGCTCGGGGCGTCGTTCTCGTATGAGGACGAGATGCCGGGGTCGTTTCCGACGATGATCGGAAGCGGAACGACGGAGCGCGACACCACGCAGGCGCTGGTGAATCGGTATGACCGCCGCCGCGTAACGCGCGTGAATGCTCTGGCCGGCATTCGCAATGTCCAGTATCTGCGCGTGACCGGATTCGAGTCGCTGGATGGAACGCAGGACATTCGAAAAGGCTTCGAGCTGGCAACGCTGGTCGGGCGCGGAATGCAGATGCTTGGAGGCACTGAGAAGGATCTTTTCGCGTCGGCGAATCTCTACGCCGGCGCGGGAAGCCCGCTGGCATTCGCGGCGGCGGAGGGCACGATCGAAGGACGGCGCGGGGACGGGACGAGGGAGTGGGACGGAGTGTTGGCGAGCGGGCGGCTGGCGGGCTACATGAAGCCCGCCCCGAGGCATACGGTGATGACCAGTCTCGAGCTGAGCGGGGGCTGGAGGCAGCGCATTCCGTTCCAGCTTACGCTTGCCGACAAGGATGGCGGTCCGCGCGGTTATCGCGATTCGTGGCTCGCCGGCGGCCAGCGCGCTGTGCTTCGCGTGGAGGACCGGATATTCCTCGGTCACGCCAAGCTGTTCGCGTCCCTCGGAATCGCGCCATTCATTGACTTCGCCAAGCTCTACGCCGGTGACGTCCCGTTCGGCGTGAACAGCGGCGTCAACACCTCTGTCGGGATCTCGCTGCTCGCTTCAGTGCCGCCGCGATCGCAGCGGATGTGGCGGCTCGACCTGGCTTATCCTCTCAATCGCGACAGCGGAGCGAAGTTCCGGATCCGCCTGCTCAGCCGCGACTTCTCGTCCATCTTCTGGAGAGAGCCGCGCGACGTGCAGCGGAATCGAGAGCGGTCGATTCCGACGAGCATCTTCAACTGGCCGTAGCGCGCGGTTCGCCCCGCGGCCTCAGTGACTGGCCGCGGAGCTGTCTCTCATCATCCGGCGAATCGGAATGGACATCAGGCCCAGCACCGCTGCGGCGATGAAGAGCGACATTGCGGTGCGCTGGAAGAGCGCCGGCATTTCCTTGAGATTTTCCGGATCGACGTGTCCGCCCACGATCCCGGCGATGAGGTTGCCCAGTGCCGCGGCCATGAACCACACGCCCATCATCTGACCCACGAACCTGCGCGGAGCGAGCTTGGTCATCGAGCTCAGTCCCACGGGGCTCAGAGAAAGCTCGCCGATGGTCTGCAGGAAGTAACTCGCGGTCAGCCACAGCATCGAGACGCGCACCACTGTGCCGCCCGAGATCACACGATTCGCGGCCGCGACCATGACCAGAAAGGCGAGTCCGGCGAAGAACAGTCCGAACGCGAACTTGGCCGGGCTCGACGGATCCTTGCCGCGACGGCCAAGGGCCACCCACACGGCCGCAAAAACGGGAGCGAGCAGGATCACGAACAGCGAGTTCGCTGCCTGGAGCCAGAGCGTGGGCACTTCCCAGCCGAATACCATTCGATCGGTGAAGTCGCGCGCGAAAAGGTTGAGCGAAGTAGGCGCCTGCTCGAACGCGGACCAGAAGATCGTCGCGAACACGAACAGCACGATGATCACTCCGACGCGCTTCTTTTCGTCTCCCGAGAGTCCCGCAAACAGGAACAGGTACAGGAAATACAGAACCGCCATGGCGAGCATGACGTTCCTCATCTGCTTCGCGACGGCCACTGGGTTGATCGTGAACACGCCGAGCATCGCCATTGCGACGACGAGGACGATGACTCCGAACATTCCAACCGCGATCTGCTTCACGCGCGTCTGCTCGGCGGGATTTCCGGTTGGCTCCGTCCCCAGAGGTCCGAGGGTATCGCCCGCACGGATGCGGAACGTGATGAGACCCGCCAGCATGCCCACGCCGGCCGCTCCGAAGCCCCAGTGCCAGCCCACCCGCTCGCCGAGAAATCCGGTGATCAGCGGAGCGATGAGCGCACCGACGTTGATTCCCATGTAGAAGATCGAGAATCCGGCGTCGCGCCTCGATCCTCCTTCAGGATACAAATCACCGACGATCGCGGAGATGTTCGGCTTGAGAAGACCCGTGCCGAGGACGATGAAGATGAGCCCGAGGAAGAACGCCCGGTGGGCGAACACGGTGGACAGCGCGATGCACAGATGCCCGAGCGCGATCAGGATTCCGCCGTACCATATCGCACGCCTGAGGCCGAGCCACCGGTCGGCGATCCAGCCGCCTGGCAGCGATGCGAGGTACACGCACGCGGCGTAAATGCCGACGATGGACGACGCCGCCTGCCTTTCGAAGCCAAAACCGCCGTTGATCAGGGCGGCGGTCATGAACAGCACCAGGAGAGGGCGTATCCCGTAGTACGAGAAACGCTCCCACATCTCGGTGAAGAAGAGCGTCGAGAGACCGCGGGGCTGTCCGAAGAAGCCGCGATCGCCCGTCCAGCGCTCCAGTCCCGAAGGAGGCACGTCGGCGGCGACGGCAGCGGCCTGTGTCTGGTCGAACACTGATTTGTCTGGCGTCATCGTGATGTGCCGGCTTGAGGGGCGTCGGTTGATTGTCGCGAAAGCTGCTCCACGACGGGAAAATATCGCTTCGGGGGATTCACGCCACCCGCTTTCACCTGCTCGTCCCACGAAATGACCGTGGGTGGCTGCTTGATACACGCCGCAAAGTGCCCCGGTGCCTTTTCTTCGAGCGGAGGATTGATTCGCGAGCAAGCTGCGTCCTTCGCCGGATGATGGCACCGCGGATGAAACACGCATCCTGACGGAGGTGACGCCGGGGACGGCACGTCTCCCTCGAGGAGAATCCGCTTCTTTTCGAGCCTGGGATCGGCGACGGGCACCGCCGACAACAGCGCCTGCGTATAAGGCATCGTCGGCTGCCGATACAGATCTTCCGCCTTCGCGATCTCGACGATCTTGCCGAGGTACATGACGGCCACGCGGTCGGACATGTGCTTTACCACCGACAGGTCGTGAGCGATGAAGAGGTACGTCAGGCCGCGCTCCTTCTGCAGGTCGCTGAGCAGGTTGATCACCTGCGCCTGCACGGACACGTCGAGCGCCGATACGGGCTCGTCGCAGACGATGAACCGCGGCTCGACGGCGAGCGCGCGCGCGATGCCGATGCGCTGTCGCTGGCCGCCGGAGAATTCGTGCGGATATAGCGTCGCGTACTCCGCTCTCAGTCCGACTTCGTCGAGCAGCCGCCTCACGCGCGCGTCGGCCTCGGCGCCCTCGGCGAGATGATGAATCGTGATGCCCTCGCGGATCGCTGCGCCGACAGTCATGCGCGGGTTGAGCGACGACACGGGATCCTGGAAGATGATCTGCATCTCCCGCCTCACCGCGCGCAGTTCCGCCGGTCCCATCGCCAGCACGTCGCGGCCGGCGAACTTCACCTCGCCCGACGTTGGCTCGATGAGGCGGAGGATTGCGCGCCCCGTCGTCGTCTTGCCACATCCCGACTCACCGACGAGGGAGAGCGTCTCACCAGGCGCGATGTCGAACGACACGTCGTGCACGGCACGTACTTCTCCCACCTTGCGCGCGAACACGCCGCGGGTGATCGGGAAAACCTTGCGAAGGTTCCTTACCGAGAGGAGCGGCTCCGTCAAAGCGTCGCCCCCGCCTGTTCGACCAGCGGAAGATGCGGATGCGCGCGCCTCTCGGGCTCCACCGCGAGATGACAGCGCGAAGTGTGTCCTTCCGAGATCCGATACAGCGGGGGATGCTCGCTCTCGCATCGCCCCCACGCGTATGGACAGCGATCGCGGAAGCGGCAGCCAGTCGGCCATGCGGTTGGAGACGGAACCGTTCCCGGAATCACGTTGAGGCGCGCTCTCGACTCCGACATCTGCGGCATCGCGTTCATCAATCCTTCGGTGTACGGATGATGCGCGGCGCTGAAGAGGGCGTCCACGCTCGCTTCTTCCACGATCTCGCCTCCATACATCACGAGCACTCGCGTCGCCGTCTCGGCGATGACGCCGAGGTCGTGGGTGATCATGAGTATCGAAGTGCCGAGACGTTTCTGCAGATCGGTGAGCAGCTCGAGGATCTGCGCCTGAATGGTGACGTCGAGCGCGGTCGTCGGCTCGTCGGCGATGACGAGGGCGGGCGTCATCATCAGCGCCATGGCGATGAGCACGCGCTGGCGC of Gemmatimonadaceae bacterium contains these proteins:
- a CDS encoding DUF3108 domain-containing protein — translated: MISPAIRAVTLGLALFTTGYDTPGGRTSVRQHDGARAGLRSVAPEGVSVPFGAGEKSTFDVRFGGVRVGSSALEVIGVESVRGRDTWHTSFTVHGGAFFYRVNDVYESWIDTRTLNSLLFIRQIEEGTREREHTFEIMPERGLYVERTRKGSRTLRTVAEPLDEAAFLYFVRTVPLVVGRTYDFNRYFMPDRNPVRIRVLRKERVTVPAGTYNAIVLQPIIKTRGIFSENGKAEVWLSDDPARMLLQIKSRLSFGSLNLYLRSYIPATAQAQTLGR
- a CDS encoding glycosyltransferase family 2 protein, producing MLYICIPAYNEGPTIGVLLWRIRKVFQGYSREYEILVYDDGSTDGTAETLAPYAEVAPLTVLRGETRRGYGHAIDTLAREASRRTRYPRRDAMIVMQGDFTDQPEHLPELVKRFEGGADIVIGERAAAREPVEVRRLRRLAPWALRFSIGIDGITDPFASYRLFRISLIRDLLKASPDKPITSGDGWAANIQMLLGTVPLARRVERVTLEPRYDLRVRASRIRPLADAMALYRFGRTVRGSRIAPPLQAPPTETAPRASKPRERATS
- a CDS encoding glycosyltransferase family 4 protein, which translates into the protein MKRLRVLHLDSGMSWRGGQRQVLLLALGLRDRGHEPFLIGAPESPLVQRARAAGLAVATVAMRADWDVAAARRIRARMRAWNVDMVHAHDARSHALALFALIGHPRIPLIVTRRVPFPPRSIGLKYGERVTRFIAISNAVRHAMVASGIDPARIDVVHSGILLPVEGIAPRDWRTELGWPADAVICGVVGAMTAEKGIDSLAAITSALPVATRDRTRLVLMGGSAGGPTVIGGVPAYSAGFVSDIAPAIAGVDVLWHPSKAEGLGTAVIDAMALGIPPVAFATGGLPEVIEDGVSGFLVRAGDNRAFAATVARLIEDPALRARLSGGARTRAKKFDAAAMIQGTEAVYQDVLSG
- a CDS encoding gamma-glutamyl-gamma-aminobutyrate hydrolase family protein codes for the protein MAGDASAAGSIRNPNPRDLNLLSATAKSVPDARPRRSVRTAPVVAVSATSDTSLGGAHRVRLNSAYVTALESAGLIPLVVPPLGNGDAARAILSRVDGLLLTGGEDVDPALYGQPRAPKSGEPNAARDRTEIALILAARELGKPVLAICRGPQVLNVALGGTLIQDIPSEVPGALEHNPQDERASRVHDVVIERGSLIAHAIGATSISVNSLHHQSIRDVAPGLRITARAPDGVIEGVESDSSGWWVMAVQWHPEEMNDSPEPWDRGLFRTFADRLAGE
- a CDS encoding peptide MFS transporter, which produces MTPDKSVFDQTQAAAVAADVPPSGLERWTGDRGFFGQPRGLSTLFFTEMWERFSYYGIRPLLVLFMTAALINGGFGFERQAASSIVGIYAACVYLASLPGGWIADRWLGLRRAIWYGGILIALGHLCIALSTVFAHRAFFLGLIFIVLGTGLLKPNISAIVGDLYPEGGSRRDAGFSIFYMGINVGALIAPLITGFLGERVGWHWGFGAAGVGMLAGLITFRIRAGDTLGPLGTEPTGNPAEQTRVKQIAVGMFGVIVLVVAMAMLGVFTINPVAVAKQMRNVMLAMAVLYFLYLFLFAGLSGDEKKRVGVIIVLFVFATIFWSAFEQAPTSLNLFARDFTDRMVFGWEVPTLWLQAANSLFVILLAPVFAAVWVALGRRGKDPSSPAKFAFGLFFAGLAFLVMVAAANRVISGGTVVRVSMLWLTASYFLQTIGELSLSPVGLSSMTKLAPRRFVGQMMGVWFMAAALGNLIAGIVGGHVDPENLKEMPALFQRTAMSLFIAAAVLGLMSIPIRRMMRDSSAASH
- a CDS encoding ABC transporter ATP-binding protein, translated to MTEPLLSVRNLRKVFPITRGVFARKVGEVRAVHDVSFDIAPGETLSLVGESGCGKTTTGRAILRLIEPTSGEVKFAGRDVLAMGPAELRAVRREMQIIFQDPVSSLNPRMTVGAAIREGITIHHLAEGAEADARVRRLLDEVGLRAEYATLYPHEFSGGQRQRIGIARALAVEPRFIVCDEPVSALDVSVQAQVINLLSDLQKERGLTYLFIAHDLSVVKHMSDRVAVMYLGKIVEIAKAEDLYRQPTMPYTQALLSAVPVADPRLEKKRILLEGDVPSPASPPSGCVFHPRCHHPAKDAACSRINPPLEEKAPGHFAACIKQPPTVISWDEQVKAGGVNPPKRYFPVVEQLSRQSTDAPQAGTSR
- a CDS encoding ABC transporter ATP-binding protein, whose product is MTHPLLSVENLRTWFHMPSAIARSVDGVSFVVNAGETVGIVGESGCGKSVTALSILRLIQPPGRIEEGSRIMFEGQDLVTLGDAEMRNIRGNRISMIFQEPMSALNPVFTVGDQVAEVARVHGTGSRRDAWNRAVEMLALTGIPSPGERAKQYPHQLSGGMRQRVLIAMALMMTPALVIADEPTTALDVTIQAQILELLTDLQKRLGTSILMITHDLGVIAETATRVLVMYGGEIVEEASVDALFSAAHHPYTEGLMNAMPQMSESRARLNVIPGTVPSPTAWPTGCRFRDRCPYAWGRCESEHPPLYRISEGHTSRCHLAVEPERRAHPHLPLVEQAGATL